The Lynx canadensis isolate LIC74 chromosome D1, mLynCan4.pri.v2, whole genome shotgun sequence genome has a segment encoding these proteins:
- the PTH gene encoding parathyroid hormone isoform X1, which produces MKTNSITWDFCNTLCSCMAVKATTTNLIVQFDTLKIFLNPSIFLFLLVKMMSAKDMVKVMVVMLAICFLAKSDGKPVKKRSVSEIQFMHNLGKHLSSVERVEWLRRKLQDVHNFVALGAPIAHRDGGSQRPRKKEYNVPAENHQKSLGEADKADVDVLIKAKSQ; this is translated from the exons ATGAAAACCAATTCAATTACTTGGGATTTCTGTAACACTTTGTGCAGTTGTATGGCTGTAAAGGCAACTACTACAAATTTGATTGTACAGTttgacacattaaaaatatttttaaacccttccattttccttttccttttagtgAAGATGATGTCTGCGAAAGACATGGTTAAGGTCATGGTTGTCATGTTGGCAATTTGCTTTCTTGCAAAATCGGATGGGAAACCTGTTAA GAAGAGGTCTGTGAGTGAAATACAGTTTATGCATAACCTGGGCAAGCATCTGAGCTCCGTGGAGAGGGTAGAATGGCTGCGGAGGAAACTACAGGATGTACACAACTTTGTCGCCCTCGGAGCTCCAATAGCTCACAGAGATGGTGGTTCCCAGAGGCCCCGAAAAAAGGAATACAATGTCCCGGCTGAGAACCATCAAAAAAGTCTTGGAGAAGCAGACAAAGCTGATGTGGATGTGTTAATCAAAGCTAAATCCCAgtga